The Devosia sp. 1566 sequence CTCCCACCATCATCGAGGACAATTGCTTTATCGGCGCCCGTTCGGAAATCGTCGAAGGCGTTGTCGTGGGCGAAGGCTCGGTGATCTCCATGGGCGTCTTTATCGGCGCCTCCACCAAGATCGTCGATCGCGCCACCGGCGAAATCCATATCGGCAAGGTGCCGCCCTATTCGGTGGTGGTGTCCGGCTCGCTCCCCGGCAAGCCGCTGCCCAATGGCCAGCCCAGCCCCAACCTTTACTGTGCCGTGATCGTCAAGACCGTAGACGCCCAAACCCGCTCCAAGACCGGCATCAACGAACTCCTCCGCGATTAAAACGCCAGCGCAGGCTCCTCCTTACCCTCCCCTCGATGGGGAGGCAGGGTGGGGTGGGGCCACGCTCTCGGAACCATCCCGATATGACCGACCCCGTTGACCTCCTCACCCGCCTGATCGCCTGCCCCTCGGTGACCCCCCAAGAGGCCGGCGCGCTCGACCTGCTCGAAACCGAACTGCAAAAGCTCGGCTTCGCAATCCACCGCCTCCGCTTTGAGGGCGACGGCTCCTACCCGGTGGACAATCTCTTCGCGATCCGGGGGCAGGGCGGTCGGCGGCTCCTGTTCGCCGGCCACACCGATGTGGTGCCCCCTGGCGATCCAGCCCTCTGGACCAGTGACCCCTTCACCGCCCGCCCCAGCGAGGGCAAGCTTTATGGCCGTGGCGCCGCCGACATGAAGTCGGGCATTGCAGCCTTTGTCGCCGCTGCCGCCGCCATTCCCGCTGACGCCGGCACGATCATGCTCGCCATCACCAATGACGAGGAAGCCGACGCGGTCAACGGCACCGGCAAGCTCATGGCCTGGGCCAATGAACAGGGTCACCGTTTCGACTTCGCCCTGGTGGGCGAGCCGAGTTCCGCCGCTACCCTGGGTGACAGCATCAAGATCGGCCGGCGCGGCTCGTTCTCGGGCGTCGTCACCGTCGAGGGCACCCAGGGCCATGTCGCTTATCCGGAAAAGGCCAACAACCCGCTCCCCGTACTGTCCCGCATTGCTCTCGCCCTAAGCGAAACGCGTCTCGACACCCCGACCGAGCATTTCCCCGCCAGCAATCTCGAGCTCACCTCGATCGATGTGGGCAATCCCACTGCCAATCTGATCCCCGCCGCCGGGACGCTGCGCTTCAATATCCGCTTCAACGATGGCTGGACCCCCGACACCCTGGCACAATGGGTGCGCGAGCGCATCGCCGAGGTGGATCCCTCCGGCACCACCGTGCGCTTCGAGGTCACCGGCCGCCCCTCGCTGTCCTTCCTGTCCCCCCTCGGCGAGCATGTTGCATTGCTGTCGGACACCATCGCGGACCGCACCGGGCAGCGCCCGCAATATTCCACCGGCGGCGGCACTTCGGACGCCCGCTTCATTGCCCCCTATGGTCCGGTGGTGGAATGTGGTCTTGTGGGCCCCAGCATGCACAAGATAGACGAGCACATCGCCATCTCCGATCTCACTGGGCTGACCGAGATCTACACGCAATTCATGCGCCGCTTTTTTGCCGGTGCGGTTGCGTGAAGCTTTGGGCGGCGCTCACCCGGGCCTGGCGCGGCTGGATGCTGCTGCTGCGCGGTGACCCCGCCTGGTCGCAGCACTTCACCCTGACCAATCCAGGCCTCGCGGCCGCGCTGTCCATCTTCCTGTTTTTCGCCTTTCTGTCCGTCGCCTTCGCCTCCATGGGCGTTGGCATGCCCAGCATGATGGGCATCGCTTCGGCGCTGGTGGTGCAGGCGCTGTCCATCCTGGCGCTGCTGCTGGCCATCCAGATCACCAAGCGCGTTCTGGCCAGCCCGGCTCCGCTGCGCACTTTGCTGGTCCCCGGCATTTATGCGCTGGTGGCCTATCTTGTTGCCGGGACGGTGGTTTCCCTCATCGGCGGCCCCGCGCTGCTGCTGGTCTGGCTCGCGCTGGGCTATTTGCTTTATCGCCTCGGGCGTGTTGCGGCCGGCTGGAGCCGAGGCGTTTCGGTCGCATTTGCAGTTTTAACGATCGCGCTGCTTGTCGGCATGCCGGTGAGCCTTTACATGCTCCTGAACCCCGCCGCGTCCCCCCTATGATTGCCGAGTAACCATTGGCCCAGCCGACCACGAGTTTTCGCGATGAACTGGCCAGTGCGGCACGCGGCTGCTTTGCGCTCCTGACCGGCAACCGGCAGGCAGCAAGCTTTTTCGATTTCAGCCAGCGCGGCCTGATCGGCTCCTTTATTGCCTTCCTCCTGGCCAACGCGATCTCGGCCTTTGTGCCGCAATTGTTCGGCCTTGGGCTTGAGCCGGGCCTGGCCACCCGTGGCCTGCTGATGAATGGCGTGTTGTTCCTGCTCCAGGCGGCTCTCGCCTATGTGGTGCTGCGCCAGCTCGGGCGCACCGATGGCTTCGTGCCCTTCCTGGTCGCCGATAACTGGACCACGTTCTTTACTGCCTTCCTGTCGCTGCTCCTGCTGCTGGTGGGCGATGGCGGCGGCATTGCCTTTTTCGGCGTGATCATCGTCGTGATCATCATCGACATCAACATTGCCCGCCTGATCGTGACGCTCTCGCCCATGCAGGTGGCGATGTTCATTGTCGCCCAGCTGGTGGGCGCCAGCATCGGGCTGCTGCTATTTTACGGCATGCTGATGCCGGCAGTGCCGCCGCCCGTCTAGTAGTCGACCCCGGTCAGATACAGCCCGGCTGACGGCGCCATCGCCCCGCATTGACGCCGGTCTCGCGCATCGAGCACCTGGCGCAAGCGTTCCGGCGCCCATTTGCCCTCACCCACGAGCTTGAGTGAGCCCACCAGCGAGCGCACCTGGTGATGCAAGAAGCTCCTCGCACTCGCCACCACGACAATATGCTCGCCCTCGCGCCGCACATCGAGCCGGTCGAGCGTGCGCAGCGGCGACTTGGCCTGGCACTCAGCCGCCCGGAACGTCGTGAAATCATGCAGGCCCAGAATGCCCTGCGCCGCTTCGTGCATCGGCTCGGCTTGGAGCGGCATGGGCAAGTGCCACACATGGTTGCGCTCGATCACCGCCGGCGCCCGTCGATTGAGGATACGGTATTCGTAATGGCGCGCGGTGGCGGAAAACCGCGCTTCAAAGCTCTCGTCCACCGCTGCGGCCGATATCACCGCCACCGGATGGGGCCGCAAGTGATAATTGAGCGCCTCGCGCACCCGGAACGGGTCCCATGCGCGCGAAAGGTCAAAATGCGCCACCTGGCCCAACGCATGCACCCCCGCATCGGTGCGGCCCGCCGCTTGCGTTACGACCCGCTCGCCCGAAAACCGCTCGATCGCGTCTTCCAGCACGCCCTGCACACTCAGCCGGGTTGGCTGCACCTGCCAGCCCGAAAACGGGGTGCCGTCATATTCCAGAACGAGCTTGAACCGGGCCATGGCTCAGCACCGGCCCAAGGTCTGGCCTCCCCGCCCCCTTGAGGGGAGGGGCCGGGGGAGGGGGTCCATCAGTGACCCACAAGGCCACCCTCCACCCCGGCCCTCCCCCTCAAGGGGGAAGGGAGCACAAATCTCGAACTTCGCGATCAACTGATCTTCTCCGGCAGCGCGCCGGCACCGCGCAAAAACGTCGCGGCATCCATCGCCGTCTTGCCTTCGCGCTGCACCTGGACGAGCCGCACGGCGCCAGTCCCGGAGGCAATGGTCAGCTCCGGCAATACCGTGCCGGGCGCCCCTGATCCCTCCGCCAGCGTCGAGCGCAGCGCCTTGACGCGCACCGGCTTGCCACCGAGCTCGATCTCGAACCAGGCGCCCGGAAAGGGCGACAGCCCGCGAATATGGTTGTGCACCTCAGCCGCCGGCCGCGACCAGTCGATCCGGGTTTCGCCCTTTTCGATCTTTTTGGCATAGGTGACGCCCGCTTCGGGCTGCGGGGTGAA is a genomic window containing:
- the dapE gene encoding succinyl-diaminopimelate desuccinylase, with amino-acid sequence MTDPVDLLTRLIACPSVTPQEAGALDLLETELQKLGFAIHRLRFEGDGSYPVDNLFAIRGQGGRRLLFAGHTDVVPPGDPALWTSDPFTARPSEGKLYGRGAADMKSGIAAFVAAAAAIPADAGTIMLAITNDEEADAVNGTGKLMAWANEQGHRFDFALVGEPSSAATLGDSIKIGRRGSFSGVVTVEGTQGHVAYPEKANNPLPVLSRIALALSETRLDTPTEHFPASNLELTSIDVGNPTANLIPAAGTLRFNIRFNDGWTPDTLAQWVRERIAEVDPSGTTVRFEVTGRPSLSFLSPLGEHVALLSDTIADRTGQRPQYSTGGGTSDARFIAPYGPVVECGLVGPSMHKIDEHIAISDLTGLTEIYTQFMRRFFAGAVA
- the truA gene encoding tRNA pseudouridine(38-40) synthase TruA, which produces MARFKLVLEYDGTPFSGWQVQPTRLSVQGVLEDAIERFSGERVVTQAAGRTDAGVHALGQVAHFDLSRAWDPFRVREALNYHLRPHPVAVISAAAVDESFEARFSATARHYEYRILNRRAPAVIERNHVWHLPMPLQAEPMHEAAQGILGLHDFTTFRAAECQAKSPLRTLDRLDVRREGEHIVVVASARSFLHHQVRSLVGSLKLVGEGKWAPERLRQVLDARDRRQCGAMAPSAGLYLTGVDY